The sequence below is a genomic window from bacterium.
AATCCTATACTTATTTCGCGTGGCGCAATGCGAAAAGTGAACTTGAAAGCTATTTCACCGAACTCAGCCGCACTGAAGTGCGTGAATATTTCCGGCCCAATCTGTGGCCGAATACGCCCGACATCCTTCCCGAATATTTGCAATTCGGCGGTCGCCCGGCATTTATGCTGCGCCTGGTACTGGCGGCCACGCTGGGAGCGAATTACGGCATCTACGGCCCGGCTTACGAGTTGATGGAGGCGGCTCCCCGCGAATCGGGCGGAGAAGAATATCTCAATTCAGAGAAATACCAGGTGCGCCGCTGGAAGCTTGACCGTGCCGACAGCCTGCAGGATTTTATCGCACGGGTGAACCGCATACGCAGGGAAAGCCCGGCACTGCAACAGGATCAAAGCCTGCATTTTTTTGATGTGAACAATGACAGTCTGCTTTGTTACGCAAAAACCACAGCGGATAACGCTGAAATCATTCTGGTAGTCGCCAATCTGGATCCGCATCATACCCAATCCGGCTGGGTCACACTGCCGCTGGAGTTGCTTGGGCTGGATACGGATCGAACTTACCAGGTACAGGATCTGCTGACGTCCGCGCGTTTTTTGTGGAACGGCGCACGCAACTACGTTGAAATCAATCCCCTGGTTGCGCCCGCGCATATTTTCAAATTGCGTCGGCGTGTGCGTACCGAACACGACTTCGATTATTTTCTGTAAAAGAGCCATGAACGGAACCAACGCTAACAATCATGACGGCATTGATTCATCAGCACAAATGATGAAAGCAAGCCCTTGTAGGGGCGAATTTATTCGCCCAATCGCAAAAAGCAGATTAAACAGGGCGAATGAATTCGCCCCTACAGGAAAGAGAACACCATGAACACAATAAAACCCGGCGAGATAAAAAACCCGCTCGCGGACAACGCACATTGGATGGAAGACCCGCTCTGGTTTAAAGATGCCGTTATTTACGAACTGCACATCAAGGCTTTTTTTGACAGCGACAATAACGGCACCGGGGATTTTACCGGGTTAATCCAGAAGCTCGATTATCTCCAGGATTTAGGGGTGAACACGCTGTGGCTGTTACCCTTCTACCCCTCGCCGATGCGCGACGACGGTTATGACATCTCCGACTATCGCAACATCCATCCCGAGTACGGCACCATGGCCAATTTCAAGCAGTTCGTGAAGGAAGCCCACCGCCGCGGTCTCAAGGTTATCACCGAGATGGTCATTAATCACACCTCCGACCAGCATCCCTGGTTTCAGGCGGCGCGCCGCGCACCGGAGGGTTCCAGCAAGCGGAATTACTAC
It includes:
- a CDS encoding alpha-amylase family glycosyl hydrolase, which encodes MNTIKPGEIKNPLADNAHWMEDPLWFKDAVIYELHIKAFFDSDNNGTGDFTGLIQKLDYLQDLGVNTLWLLPFYPSPMRDDGYDISDYRNIHPEYGTMANFKQFVKEAHRRGLKVITEMVINHTSDQHPWFQAARRAPEGSSKRNYY